In Streptomyces sp. NBC_00878, a single window of DNA contains:
- a CDS encoding acyl-CoA dehydrogenase family protein: MNLELSEEQTAVRRLARDFVDREITPHVVAWDRAEEVDRSIVKKLGEVGFLGLTVDEEYGGSGGDHLAYCLVTEELGRGDSSVRGIVSVSLGLVAKTIASWGSEEQKRQWLPGLTSGSYVGCFGLTEPGTGSDAGNLSTRAVRDDDDYVISGSKMFITNGTWADVVLLFARSTDAPGHKGVSAFLVPTDTPGLTRRTVHGKLGLRGQATAELVLEDVRVPASTMLGPEGKGFAVAMSALAKGRMSVAAGCVGIAQAALDAAVTYATEREQFGRTIAHHQLVQELLTDIAVDVDAARLLTWRVADLVDRGRPFATESSKAKLFASEAAVRAANNALQVFGGYGYIDEYPVGKLLRDARVMTLYEGTSQIQKLVIGRALTGVSAF; this comes from the coding sequence ATGAACCTGGAGCTCAGCGAGGAGCAGACCGCCGTCCGACGGCTCGCCAGGGACTTCGTCGACCGCGAGATCACCCCGCACGTCGTCGCCTGGGACCGCGCCGAAGAGGTCGACCGCTCGATCGTCAAGAAGCTCGGCGAGGTCGGCTTCCTGGGCCTCACCGTCGACGAGGAGTACGGCGGCTCCGGCGGCGACCACCTCGCGTACTGCCTGGTGACGGAGGAGCTGGGCCGGGGCGACTCCTCGGTCCGCGGCATCGTCTCGGTCTCCCTCGGCCTCGTCGCCAAGACCATCGCGTCCTGGGGGAGCGAGGAGCAGAAGCGGCAGTGGCTGCCGGGGCTCACCTCGGGTTCGTACGTCGGCTGCTTCGGCCTCACCGAACCGGGCACCGGCTCCGACGCGGGCAACCTGTCGACCAGGGCGGTACGCGACGATGACGACTACGTGATCAGCGGCAGCAAGATGTTCATCACCAACGGCACCTGGGCGGACGTCGTCCTCCTCTTCGCCCGCTCGACCGACGCCCCCGGCCACAAGGGCGTCTCCGCCTTCCTCGTACCCACCGACACCCCAGGCCTGACCCGCCGCACCGTCCACGGCAAGCTCGGACTGCGCGGCCAGGCCACCGCCGAGCTGGTCCTGGAGGACGTCCGCGTGCCTGCCTCGACGATGCTCGGCCCCGAGGGCAAGGGCTTCGCCGTCGCCATGTCCGCGCTGGCCAAGGGCCGGATGTCCGTCGCGGCCGGCTGCGTCGGCATCGCCCAGGCCGCGCTGGACGCCGCCGTGACGTACGCGACCGAGCGCGAGCAGTTCGGGAGGACCATCGCCCACCACCAGCTCGTCCAGGAGCTGCTCACCGACATCGCCGTGGACGTGGACGCGGCCCGGCTGCTCACCTGGCGGGTCGCCGATCTCGTCGACCGCGGCCGGCCGTTCGCCACCGAGTCCTCCAAAGCCAAACTCTTCGCCTCGGAGGCCGCCGTGCGCGCCGCGAACAACGCCCTCCAAGTCTTCGGCGGCTACGGCTACATCGACGAGTACCCGGTCGGCAAGCTGCTGCGCGACGCCCGCGTGATGACTCTCTACGAGGGCACCAGCCAGATACAGAAGTTGGTCATCGGGCGTGCGCTGACTGGCGTTTCGGCCTTCTGA
- a CDS encoding YiaA/YiaB family inner membrane protein translates to MSETPVKQQNTAAFYGQAVLSFGVAIAATAIGIFNLEADIWVRAFLGIAVLYLVTSAFTLAKVIRDRQEAGQIVSRVDQARLEKLLAEHDPFEKL, encoded by the coding sequence ATGAGTGAGACACCGGTCAAGCAGCAGAACACCGCGGCCTTCTACGGCCAGGCGGTCCTATCGTTCGGCGTCGCCATCGCCGCCACCGCCATCGGCATCTTCAACCTGGAGGCCGACATCTGGGTGCGCGCCTTCCTGGGAATCGCCGTCCTCTACCTCGTCACCTCCGCCTTCACCCTCGCCAAGGTGATCCGCGACCGTCAGGAGGCCGGGCAGATCGTCAGCAGGGTCGACCAGGCCCGTCTGGAGAAGCTCCTCGCCGAACACGACCCCTTCGAGAAGCTGTGA
- a CDS encoding TetR/AcrR family transcriptional regulator, which produces MSTAEETAGAEMSPWAEVTPDAARRLLVAAVEAFAERGYHATTTRDIAGRAGMSPAALYIHYKTKEELLHRISRIGHERALDILRTAAGREGGAGERLADAVSSFVRWHAGGRTTARVVQYELDSLGPDARAEIIALRRQVDAEVRGIIEDGVAAGDFDVPDVPGTTLAVLSLCIDVARWFNVNGPRTPDEVGALYADLVLRMVGARE; this is translated from the coding sequence ATGAGTACGGCGGAGGAGACGGCCGGCGCGGAGATGTCGCCGTGGGCCGAGGTCACCCCGGACGCGGCCCGGCGGCTGCTTGTCGCCGCCGTGGAGGCCTTCGCCGAGCGCGGGTACCACGCGACGACGACCCGTGACATCGCGGGCCGCGCGGGGATGAGCCCGGCCGCGCTGTACATCCACTACAAGACCAAGGAAGAGCTCCTCCACCGGATCAGCAGGATCGGTCACGAGAGGGCTCTGGACATCCTCCGGACGGCGGCCGGGCGCGAGGGCGGCGCCGGCGAGCGGCTCGCGGACGCCGTGAGTTCTTTCGTCCGGTGGCACGCCGGGGGGCGCACCACCGCACGGGTCGTGCAGTACGAACTGGACTCGCTCGGCCCGGACGCCCGCGCCGAGATCATCGCGCTGCGCCGCCAGGTCGACGCCGAGGTGCGCGGCATCATCGAGGACGGCGTGGCGGCGGGCGACTTCGACGTCCCGGACGTCCCGGGCACCACCCTCGCGGTCCTCTCCCTGTGCATCGACGTGGCCCGCTGGTTCAACGTGAACGGCCCGAGGACGCCGGACGAGGTGGGCGCGTTGTACGCGGACCTGGTCCTGAGGATGGTCGGGGCCAGGGAGTAG
- a CDS encoding MaoC family dehydratase: MAEPRIFTSADELKAAVGEQLGYSDWLEIDQKRVDLFADATGDHQWIHVDPEKAAAGPFGTTIAHGYLTLSLLPLFGPQLIKVEGAKMGVNYGTNKVRFPAPVPVGSRLRATAKITGVDEVPDGVQVSVGFTVEREGGDKPVCAAESVSRYYF; encoded by the coding sequence ATGGCAGAGCCGAGGATCTTCACGTCCGCCGACGAACTGAAGGCGGCGGTGGGTGAGCAGTTGGGATACAGCGACTGGCTGGAGATCGACCAGAAGCGGGTCGATCTGTTCGCCGACGCGACCGGGGACCACCAGTGGATCCACGTGGACCCCGAGAAGGCCGCGGCGGGTCCCTTCGGGACGACCATTGCCCACGGGTATCTGACGCTGTCGCTGCTGCCGCTGTTCGGGCCTCAGCTGATCAAGGTCGAGGGTGCCAAGATGGGCGTCAACTACGGGACGAACAAGGTCCGCTTCCCCGCTCCGGTACCGGTCGGTTCGCGGCTGCGCGCCACGGCGAAGATCACCGGGGTGGATGAGGTGCCTGATGGCGTGCAGGTGTCTGTCGGGTTCACCGTGGAGCGCGAGGGAGGCGACAAGCCGGTTTGCGCGGCCGAGTCTGTTTCCCGGTACTACTTCTAG
- the soxR gene encoding redox-sensitive transcriptional activator SoxR, with protein sequence MPQIPEKIHELTVGQLAARSGAAVSALHFYESKGLISSRRTTGNQRRYHRDALRRVAFVRAAQRVGIPLATIREALAELPEERTPTREDWARLSEAWRSELDERIKQLGRLRDHLTDCIGCGCLSLENCVLSNPDDVIGERQSGSRLMVERQGAMKQPEQPTQEPRGCG encoded by the coding sequence GTGCCCCAGATTCCCGAGAAGATCCACGAACTCACGGTCGGCCAGCTGGCGGCCCGTAGTGGCGCCGCCGTCTCGGCCCTGCACTTCTACGAGTCCAAGGGCCTGATCAGCAGCCGCCGCACCACGGGCAACCAGCGCCGCTACCACCGCGACGCGCTGCGTCGGGTCGCGTTCGTACGGGCCGCGCAACGCGTCGGCATCCCGCTGGCCACGATCCGCGAGGCGCTCGCCGAGCTTCCCGAGGAGCGCACCCCGACGCGCGAGGACTGGGCCCGCCTCTCGGAGGCGTGGCGTTCCGAACTCGACGAGCGCATCAAACAGTTGGGCCGCCTGCGCGACCACCTCACGGACTGCATCGGCTGCGGCTGTCTCTCGCTGGAGAACTGCGTGCTGTCCAACCCCGACGACGTCATCGGCGAGCGGCAGAGCGGCTCCCGCCTGATGGTGGAACGCCAGGGCGCGATGAAGCAACCCGAGCAGCCGACGCAGGAGCCCAGAGGCTGCGGCTGA
- a CDS encoding 3-keto-5-aminohexanoate cleavage protein produces the protein MVQVCVNGGRGSGDGALVPLSPGAMADSAAEAVAVGASDIHVHSKSPCGEDTLSPKAVASTLLAIRAQVGVPVGVTTGAWAEPDPAARVARVRAWTVLPDHASVNWHEPGAERVAAALLERGVAVEAGIWSGTDGAARFAASPLGPRVLRVLAEVTDPDPASAEDTARELLAALGTAHGRPVLLHGEEDGTWPVLRLAGRLGLATRIGLEDTLYLPDGQRAVSNAELVAEGLVQHGRARRLP, from the coding sequence ATGGTGCAGGTCTGTGTGAACGGGGGCCGTGGGTCCGGCGACGGTGCGCTCGTGCCGTTGTCGCCGGGGGCGATGGCCGACTCCGCGGCGGAGGCCGTCGCGGTCGGGGCGTCGGACATTCACGTACATTCCAAGTCCCCCTGTGGGGAAGACACACTGTCCCCGAAGGCGGTTGCATCGACGTTGCTTGCGATACGCGCACAGGTCGGGGTCCCCGTCGGCGTGACCACCGGCGCCTGGGCCGAGCCCGACCCCGCGGCCCGCGTCGCGCGTGTCCGAGCGTGGACGGTCCTGCCCGACCACGCCTCGGTCAACTGGCACGAGCCGGGGGCGGAGCGGGTCGCCGCGGCGCTCCTGGAGCGGGGTGTGGCCGTGGAGGCCGGCATCTGGTCCGGCACGGACGGGGCCGCGCGGTTCGCGGCGTCCCCGCTCGGGCCGCGGGTACTGCGCGTCCTGGCGGAGGTGACGGACCCGGATCCCGCCTCGGCCGAGGACACGGCCCGGGAGCTACTGGCCGCGCTGGGGACGGCTCACGGACGCCCCGTCCTACTGCACGGGGAGGAGGACGGCACCTGGCCCGTCCTCCGGCTCGCCGGACGCCTCGGGCTCGCGACGCGGATCGGCCTGGAGGACACGCTGTACCTGCCGGACGGTCAACGGGCGGTGTCGAACGCGGAGTTGGTGGCGGAGGGGTTGGTCCAGCACGGGCGGGCGCGGCGCTTGCCGTAG
- a CDS encoding penicillin acylase family protein: MPRRTPRTTLDRQRTPRRFPKFLRGASICALIAGLLSPLSQAVAAEPPAVTAAAAANDYCGGRCSDILPAGQNGNATLAEVLLNQAFGVQPAHADDQLAPYGNLASGYPALTDAKINDFFKDSSFGVTADQVESTLNPAGRTDVTIVRDKKTGVPHITGTTRYGTEFGAGYAAAQDRLWLMDVFRHVGRGKLTPFAGGAPSNQGLEQDFWRHAPYTEADLQAQIDNAVNSNGARGQQALDDVKAYIAGINAYIDASDSGRYFPGEYVLTGHKDSITNAGTIEHFKETDLVALASVIGALFGSGGGGEVSNAISLLAAQSKYGVEEGTKVWESFRERNDPEAVLTIHNGESFPYAAKPDNAQGQALPDAGTVTQEPLVYDRTGSAATATATKTSASAAASALSSAKRGMSNALVVSGKHTASGNPIAVFGPQTGYFAPQLLMLQEIQGPGLSARGASFAGLGMYVQLGRGQDYAWSATTSGQDIIDSYAVELCQDDTHYLYRGTCTAMEKIEQTNAWKPTTADGTAAGSYRMQVWRTKYGPVTHRATVNGKKVAYTTLRSSFMHEADSIIGFQMLNDPDYVKSPQTFQSAVQHINYTFNWFYADSQHTAYYNSGDNPVRATGVDAEFPVWAQPAYEWKNWTPTTNTADYTPASAHPNSIDQDYYISWNNKQAKDYTTASWGDGSVHRGNLLDDRVKKLVAAGGVTRASLTKAMADAALADLRAEDVLPKLLKVVNSSPVTDTTAAAAVTKLSDWVTAGAKRKETSAGSKAYANAEAVRLLDAWWPLLVKGEFEPGLGSDLYTAMTSNLPVDEAPSAGHGPTGSHAGSSFQYGWWSYVHKDIRAVLGESVQGGLAKSYCGGGSLSACRDILISTLKEAAGKTAAQVFPGDDLCSAGDQWCADSVNQRTLGGIKHNKISWQNRPTYQQVVEFASHR, translated from the coding sequence ATGCCCCGGCGTACCCCACGCACCACCCTCGACAGACAGAGAACTCCCCGCAGATTCCCCAAGTTCCTCAGAGGCGCATCCATATGCGCGCTCATTGCCGGTCTTTTGTCTCCTCTTTCCCAGGCAGTCGCCGCCGAGCCGCCGGCCGTTACGGCGGCAGCGGCCGCGAACGACTACTGCGGCGGCCGGTGTTCGGACATCCTCCCGGCGGGCCAGAACGGCAACGCGACCCTCGCCGAGGTCCTCCTGAACCAGGCCTTCGGCGTCCAGCCCGCGCACGCCGACGACCAGCTCGCGCCCTACGGCAACCTGGCATCGGGCTACCCCGCGCTCACCGACGCCAAGATCAACGACTTCTTCAAGGACTCCTCGTTCGGGGTCACCGCCGACCAGGTCGAGTCGACCCTGAACCCCGCCGGACGCACCGACGTCACGATCGTCCGCGACAAGAAGACCGGTGTGCCGCACATCACGGGCACCACCCGCTACGGCACGGAGTTCGGCGCCGGGTACGCCGCCGCCCAGGACCGGCTGTGGCTCATGGACGTCTTCCGGCACGTCGGACGCGGCAAGCTCACCCCCTTCGCGGGCGGCGCCCCCTCCAACCAGGGCCTTGAGCAGGATTTCTGGCGCCACGCCCCGTACACCGAGGCCGATCTCCAAGCCCAGATTGACAACGCTGTCAACAGCAACGGTGCCCGGGGCCAGCAGGCACTCGACGACGTCAAGGCCTACATCGCCGGCATCAACGCCTACATCGACGCCTCCGACAGCGGCCGCTACTTCCCCGGCGAGTACGTCCTGACCGGCCACAAGGACTCGATCACCAACGCCGGGACCATCGAGCACTTCAAGGAGACCGACCTGGTCGCTCTGGCCTCCGTGATCGGCGCGCTCTTCGGCTCCGGGGGCGGCGGCGAGGTCAGCAACGCCATCTCCCTGCTCGCCGCCCAGTCCAAGTACGGAGTCGAGGAGGGCACCAAGGTCTGGGAGTCCTTCCGCGAGCGCAACGACCCCGAGGCCGTACTCACCATCCACAACGGCGAGAGCTTCCCGTACGCCGCCAAGCCGGACAACGCGCAGGGCCAGGCCCTGCCCGACGCGGGCACGGTGACCCAGGAACCCCTGGTCTACGACCGCACGGGCAGCGCGGCCACCGCCACGGCCACCAAGACGTCCGCCTCGGCGGCGGCGAGCGCCCTCAGCTCGGCGAAACGCGGCATGTCCAACGCCCTCGTGGTCAGCGGCAAGCACACCGCGAGCGGCAACCCGATCGCCGTCTTCGGACCCCAGACCGGCTACTTCGCGCCACAACTGCTCATGCTCCAGGAGATCCAGGGCCCCGGCCTCAGTGCCCGCGGCGCCTCCTTCGCGGGCCTGGGCATGTACGTCCAGCTCGGCCGCGGCCAGGACTACGCGTGGAGCGCGACGACCTCCGGCCAGGACATCATCGACTCCTACGCGGTCGAGCTGTGCCAGGACGACACCCACTACCTCTACCGCGGCACCTGCACGGCCATGGAGAAGATCGAGCAGACCAACGCCTGGAAGCCCACCACCGCCGACGGCACCGCGGCCGGCTCGTACCGCATGCAGGTGTGGCGCACCAAGTACGGCCCGGTGACGCACCGCGCCACGGTCAACGGCAAGAAGGTCGCGTACACCACGCTGCGCTCCTCCTTCATGCACGAGGCCGACTCGATCATCGGCTTCCAGATGCTCAACGACCCGGACTACGTGAAGAGCCCGCAGACCTTCCAGAGCGCGGTGCAGCACATCAACTACACCTTCAACTGGTTCTACGCCGACTCGCAGCACACCGCCTACTACAACAGCGGCGACAACCCGGTCCGCGCCACCGGTGTCGACGCCGAGTTCCCGGTCTGGGCGCAGCCCGCGTACGAGTGGAAGAACTGGACGCCGACGACGAATACCGCCGACTACACCCCGGCGTCCGCCCACCCCAACTCCATCGACCAGGACTACTACATCTCCTGGAACAACAAACAGGCCAAGGACTACACCACGGCCTCCTGGGGCGACGGCTCCGTCCACCGCGGCAACCTCCTGGACGACCGGGTGAAGAAACTGGTCGCCGCGGGCGGGGTGACCAGGGCCTCGCTCACCAAGGCGATGGCCGACGCGGCGCTGGCCGATCTGCGGGCCGAGGACGTGCTGCCGAAACTGTTGAAGGTCGTCAACAGCTCGCCGGTCACCGACACGACGGCCGCGGCGGCCGTGACGAAGCTGTCCGACTGGGTGACGGCGGGCGCCAAACGCAAGGAGACCTCGGCCGGTTCCAAGGCCTACGCCAACGCCGAGGCGGTCCGCCTCCTCGACGCCTGGTGGCCCCTGCTGGTGAAGGGCGAGTTCGAACCCGGCCTCGGCAGTGACCTCTACACCGCCATGACGAGCAACCTCCCGGTGGACGAGGCCCCGTCGGCCGGACACGGGCCCACCGGCTCGCACGCCGGAAGCTCCTTCCAGTACGGCTGGTGGAGCTACGTCCACAAGGACATCCGGGCGGTGCTCGGCGAGTCCGTGCAGGGCGGCCTCGCCAAGTCGTACTGCGGCGGCGGCAGCCTGAGCGCCTGCCGGGACATCCTGATCAGTACGCTCAAGGAGGCGGCCGGAAAGACGGCGGCCCAGGTCTTTCCGGGCGACGACCTCTGCTCGGCGGGCGACCAGTGGTGCGCCGACTCGGTCAACCAGCGCACGCTGGGCGGCATCAAGCACAACAAGATCAGCTGGCAGAACCGGCCGACCTACCAGCAGGTCGTGGAGTTCGCCTCGCACCGCTGA
- a CDS encoding serine-threonine protein kinase, producing MAEPAMSVTPYWELTFDADGDVNGKQRDRLLKEASERGVKDLIVFSHGWNNDRSGAAQLYSRFFEPFPRLVPNARLGYVGVVWPSMRFSDEPIPDFGRAVAAGPVLDEGTRGGLLDVFPGRATLVDQIARMLDQQPDGEAALVEYGRLVRLLVELRPEAPGATFAADTLTESGAQGDPEMLLGDTVEMSRAFARALAEVRAGADGRDGDGGDGGDGEGVQASFGLPRVQVWDGAHELLRQATYFAMKRRAGAVGERGLGPVVGRLAQTAPGLRVHLVGHSFGGRLVSFALRGLPKGVRNVKSVTLLQAAFSHYAFAARLPHDARGKGVLHGQQDRVDGPLVCCFSRFDAALGTVYPLASRMAGDSNSAADLRLPRLLGGKWGALGHDGVQAVAGTKAFKLADALRAELPVSGCVNIDAAAVVKRGGPPSGAHSDICHRELAQVVLAAGRIR from the coding sequence ATGGCGGAGCCGGCAATGAGTGTGACTCCCTACTGGGAGCTGACGTTCGACGCGGACGGGGATGTGAACGGCAAGCAGCGCGACCGGCTGCTGAAGGAGGCGTCCGAGCGGGGCGTCAAGGATCTGATCGTGTTCTCGCACGGCTGGAACAACGACCGGTCGGGGGCGGCACAGCTCTACAGCCGGTTCTTCGAACCGTTCCCCCGGCTCGTACCGAACGCCCGGCTCGGATACGTGGGCGTGGTGTGGCCGTCGATGCGGTTCTCGGACGAGCCGATCCCCGACTTCGGGAGGGCGGTTGCCGCGGGTCCGGTACTGGACGAGGGCACGCGCGGCGGACTGCTGGACGTATTCCCCGGCCGGGCCACGCTGGTCGACCAGATCGCCCGGATGCTCGACCAACAGCCGGACGGCGAGGCCGCGTTGGTGGAGTACGGGCGGCTCGTACGGCTGCTCGTCGAGCTGCGGCCGGAGGCGCCGGGGGCCACGTTCGCCGCGGACACGCTGACGGAGTCGGGGGCGCAGGGCGACCCGGAGATGCTCCTCGGGGACACCGTGGAGATGAGCCGCGCGTTCGCGCGGGCACTGGCGGAGGTCCGGGCCGGAGCCGACGGCCGGGACGGTGACGGCGGTGACGGCGGTGACGGCGAGGGAGTCCAGGCCTCGTTCGGGCTTCCCCGCGTCCAGGTCTGGGACGGAGCGCATGAACTGCTGCGCCAGGCAACGTACTTCGCGATGAAGCGGCGCGCTGGCGCGGTCGGTGAGCGCGGGCTCGGGCCGGTCGTCGGGCGGCTCGCGCAGACGGCACCGGGGCTGCGGGTGCATCTCGTGGGGCACAGTTTCGGCGGGCGTCTGGTGTCGTTCGCGCTGCGCGGGCTGCCCAAGGGCGTACGGAACGTGAAGTCCGTGACGCTGCTTCAAGCCGCCTTCTCCCACTACGCGTTCGCGGCACGGCTGCCGCACGACGCGCGGGGCAAGGGTGTTCTGCACGGTCAACAGGACCGTGTCGACGGCCCGTTGGTCTGCTGCTTCTCGCGCTTCGACGCGGCGCTCGGCACGGTCTACCCGCTGGCCTCCCGGATGGCGGGTGACAGCAACTCCGCCGCCGATCTGAGGCTTCCCCGCCTTCTCGGCGGCAAGTGGGGGGCGTTGGGACACGACGGTGTGCAGGCGGTGGCGGGTACGAAGGCGTTCAAGCTCGCCGACGCGCTGCGCGCGGAGCTGCCGGTGTCGGGCTGTGTGAACATCGACGCGGCGGCGGTGGTGAAGCGCGGCGGACCCCCGTCGGGGGCCCACAGCGACATCTGTCACCGGGAGTTGGCCCAGGTGGTGCTGGCGGCGGGCCGCATTCGCTGA